In Oryctolagus cuniculus chromosome 18, mOryCun1.1, whole genome shotgun sequence, the DNA window aaggatttcaatagtttgttcccacacagaaacataaagtgaaaaataatagatgatttttttaaatgatgatgaaatcagatcagacctattgtcatgtttaatcccagtgagagtcaagttgggaattgataatttctttttttttttttttacagaagatcagtttagtgtacattaagtaaagatttcaatcgtttgcacccccatagaaacacaaagtgaaatatactgtttgagtagtcgttatagcattaagcctcagtgtacagcacattaaggacagagatcctacatgaggagtaagtgcacagtgactcctgttgttgactttacaaattgacactcctgtttatggcatcaataatctccctatgcaccagtcatgagtttccaaggctatggacgccccttgagttctccgactcttattttgtttagacaaggtcacagtcaaagtggaggttctctcctcccttcagagaaaggcacctccctctttgaagacctgttctttccactgggatctcactcacagagatctttttgccagagtgccttggctttccatgcctgaaatactctcatgggcttttcagccagatccgagtgttCAGGCTCCTCTTGACAACAAATTTCTTCAAGTCCTCTGTCTGGGTTGTTTATAGGATTACTTTCATCTTCACAGTTCATAAGAAGAGAGATGTCTCCCTGATCCATCACTGAGGCAGCTGCCAGCATCTCCATTTCTCTGACTTCCCTATCTCTTGCGTTGCCCAGTTTGGACTCCAGATTTGAGCCACTTGCTAGGTCAGTCTGCTGCTGCTCCTTTGGCCTGGCTTGCCAAATTCTCTGAGGTGTGTTTTGTTCAGCATCTTCGTCTGGTGCCACATGTAGAACTGAAGAGTCACTGGATTGCCAGGTCAGCTTCACAGATGATGTGCACGGGCTGACTCTCTCAGAAATAACCTCTTGGGTGAGGTTCAGTACTTCGGGGTCCAACACAGGTGCATTACTATCCAAGGGAAGTGGTGGTCTGGTGTCTTCATTGCAATTAGAGGATAAactcaaatatttgggaataagaacTTGTTGGTCATCCTTCATTAGCGCGTAAGTGTCACTCAAACTGTAGCGTTTCAGATGAACAATGAAGACTCTGGGTAGCCTGCCAAATTTATGCATCACCACAGCCTTCTTGTGGTTACACATTTCACAGAGGCGCTCACATTCTTCTGTTGTAAAGAAAAgatcaaaacaattttgaaggGACAAAGGAGATGCTTTTGGTTTTGGGTGTAGGTTGATGGAGATACAATTACCAGGCTCTATCACGACAACAACTTGACCACAGGCTTTGCAAATCACGTAGTCCTGCAATTCAAATTCAAAATTGGAAGCAACTGGACAAACAAACACTTTGGTGGCAGCATCACCAGCAAACAACTCTGGAGGTGAATTTTCatctccagcctccctcctcgtTTTCCAAAtggtgtttactttttcaaaatcgCCTTTCAGCTGGTCTAAACACTGACATAAGAATTCATGAGCATCGTTCTGCATGTTGCCCGAGAATatttctgcaacagctgagatAGCATTTTTAATATCTCTGAGTAGGTCTTGGCTAGTCTCTAGATTACAAATATCTTTCAAAGCAAGCAACATACTTAAAGGCATGATAAGCACGTCAGAAGGAATGTTCTCCCATGGAATACCTTGTCCTAGTAAGCCATCAGCAAATGATGGAATTGCATAGAGTGACTGTAAAATTGAGTTCATGTAACAGGTGTTTCCCAAATTGGGGAAGCCCTGCTGCAGTTGCTCTGGGTGAGAGTCAAGGCACAATTGGTCTTGATCGTGTTGTGGGTCGTCCTGGGCACGTTCTGGTTCCAATGGCAATAGCAGACTTTTGTCAGACACACTCtgaggagaaagaacagtctcatCCAGGGGAGAATTTCCAGGAGAGGCGGTCCTGAGGGAAGGTCCATGTTCCGAACTTCCATCCTTTTCTAGATCTTTCAAGGaatctttcttgaatttcttgcTTGGCACACTCTcattttcttccaggaagccttcatcCGTATCTAGACTGGACGACagtgttgtttttctcttcctatCTTTCTTTTCTGGTAACCCTTGTTTGGCAAGCATTGGCGATTTGCCCAGCAACTGCTGGGGGAACGTTGTTCCACTTCCTTCTTCTGTAGTAAAGGTCTCAGCACTTGGCACATGACATACATTGAAAGATGAAGTTTTGTCAGGCTCTGTGTACCCATTCATGCTCTCCATGACACCCCAATGACTTTCCAATTTAATGGGCCACTGATGTTTGTTCTGACGAATAATGTCCAGCAAGATCTGCAACCGTTCAGTATGTGTGCGAGAGAGTTTGCCAAGACACAGGTTTTTTTCCAGAAGGTCAGATACAGGCCATTTTGTCTTTCTCCATAATGTCTAAGACATTCTAGAATATTAATGTCTAGGGAAAAACCTCTTATATGTAGGTTTTCCACCTTGAAACATGAAAATCAGTTGAATATCCTTTTCCCTTTCCACTGTTTGTGTGATGGGTTCTTTCAACGTACTAGGTCCAGTCCTCTTGTTCCACGTCTGCACAAAACCATGCACTTTGTGAGGGGATGTTCTTTGTTTACAAATACAACGCATGTACCCTAAAGAAAAAGACACACGGACATTTTAATAGAAATGTAGCTACAGTGGGGACTTGAGTAAATGCTGAGCATGCAAGCAGCCATTTCATGCAAGGAGtatgaaaacagaattaagatggTGAGCTTTTCAGGAAAATTGAGGAGGGTAGGCGAAGAGAAACatgaagagagagacacagcatAATGCAGACCCTCCGAGGCAGCATGTGAGGTTCAATTATTTGGGACTCTACCACCTGTGTGGAAACGTGCactagttctgggctcctggctttagcctggcccagccctgatggttgcaggcatttgaggactgaaccagtagatggaagatctctctctctgccttccaaatgcaatgaaaatttaaaatgactttcttaattcttctccctcccctcacccattTGCCTATGTCTTTCTAAGCAGCCTAGAATGTCTGTGTCTTTCCAACATTCTGATGtcagaaaaagcaaatgaaaaaaaaattcaaaggaaactacagaaaaaaagatattacCTGTTGTCCATTCTCAGTTCCGGCCAAAGACACTTGAGTCAGAATTCAAGGGAATTGACTCTTTGGAGAGTTGTCTGTGGCCACACTGCAAGTAGAATCCTGAGTGCCAAGGCtgctgaaagaaaaataggaaatctCAAAAAGTGAGTTTTATGTCATCACCAGTGGATTCCCAACCACATCTTCTGTTGTTTGATTTCACTATCTGGTAGAAAGCAAATGCAGAGGCtagtgttttggcatagtgggttaaaccaccacatgcaacaccagcatcctctatgggtgccactttgagacccagctgctccacttccaatctagctccctgctggtgggcctgagaagggagaaaaagatggcccaagtgtttgggctcctgcacccacaccacGGGtgggatctggaagaggctctgggctcctggcttcagcctgccccagccctggcccccatggccctctgggaagagaaccagtggatggaggagctctgtttctccctctctctgtaactgtgcctgtcaaataaataaaagtttgtaaAGACAAGAAAGCAAATGGCAATGCAACACCCtccaatgacttttttttgtacatttttttcagaTACACCTGATGAATTTTCacaacttcctttttttcttaatttttcttcattttttatttttgacatgctgatatagacagagagagagagagagagagagagagagagagagaaaggtcttccttttccgttggtgcAGCTCCCAATTTGCCAATACAGCCAGcccgctgagctgatccgaagccagcagccaggtgcttcctcctggactctcaTGCAGGTGTACGGCCCAAgctcttgtgccatcctccatggccttcccgggccacagcagagagctggactggaagaggagcaaccaggagagaatctggtgctccaaccgggacgagaacccagagttccagtgctgcagggagaggattagcctagtgagcccaggCACCCGGCGctcaaatatcttaaaaattgaTTAAACCAAGGAGAAAATCCAGTGTGATAATGAGATTACCTCCAAATACCTTTCTAAATCCAGCCCTTCCCAATCACATAGATTGGATTAATACAGCCACAGTCTTGGTGGTGAGGAGATTTTTGGAGCTCTGCcacaattagaattttaaaatttatttatttgaaagacctagAACTTTAAGCATGTTtgcttcttgttgttgtttttttctgttgacAAACAGGCAACAAGGAGGATACACTATGATCATACAATATACATTCCAGCTGCTAGAAGTCAGAGACTGGTTTCTTATTTACTGCTCTTGGAACAGGAAGCTTGAAACTCAAGCTTCCTGGGTCTTAGTGTCACATAAGTGAAACGGGATTGCAACAACAGCACTGTTGTGATAATAAAACTGcaccacaacaaaacacacaaccgagttaagagatgggccaagggcttcaactgacattttcaaaagaggatatccaaatggccaacagacacatgaagaaatgttcaggatcactagccatcagggaaatgcaaatcaaaccacaatgaggagacatctctccctcccctggtaagaatggctctcacacagccctacagctcagctccggctgtcacagccatttggggagtaaaccagctgatggaagacctcctctctctctctctctctctctgtaactctttcaaaataaataaaaaacaagtaagTCTTTAACAAATAGTTAATGCATCTTCAATTTTCTGAGAGATACTAACACCTGCATTGTGTACCCATAGCGACCACAGTATGAACCCAGAGGCCCTGTATTTCATCCTCCTATCACTGTGCTTGTGAGAAATGACTTTGTTTTTTCATAGGGGATGGTTCTTCTCACTGAATCTTTAATTTAAGGGAAGGGGGAGTCATAAGGAGTAgagatctccagttgcatcccgAAATGATACCAAAAGATGAGAAGCCTTCAACATGTGTTGTTT includes these proteins:
- the LOC100348359 gene encoding ubiquitin carboxyl-terminal hydrolase 29, with the protein product MESMNGYTEPDKTSSFNVCHVPSAETFTTEEGSGTTFPQQLLGKSPMLAKQGLPEKKDRKRKTTLSSSLDTDEGFLEENESVPSKKFKKDSLKDLEKDGSSEHGPSLRTASPGNSPLDETVLSPQSVSDKSLLLPLEPERAQDDPQHDQDQLCLDSHPEQLQQGFPNLGNTCYMNSILQSLYAIPSFADGLLGQGIPWENIPSDVLIMPLSMLLALKDICNLETSQDLLRDIKNAISAVAEIFSGNMQNDAHEFLCQCLDQLKGDFEKVNTIWKTRREAGDENSPPELFAGDAATKVFVCPVASNFEFELQDYVICKACGQVVVVIEPGNCISINLHPKPKASPLSLQNCFDLFFTTEECERLCEMCNHKKAVVMHKFGRLPRVFIVHLKRYSLSDTYALMKDDQQVLIPKYLSLSSNCNEDTRPPLPLDSNAPVLDPEVLNLTQEVISERVSPCTSSVKLTWQSSDSSVLHVAPDEDAEQNTPQRIWQARPKEQQQTDLASGSNLESKLGNARDREVREMEMLAAASVMDQGDISLLMNCEDESNPINNPDRGLEEICCQEEPEHSDLAEKPMRISDGLRGMIEQLHESVTKDIVGMEKTIAKVKEPKGSMQMGDALHSYRLISVISHIGNSPCAGHYISDMYDFQKQAWFTYSDLRVAEIPEAMVQEARLHSGYIFFYMHNDIFEALVSKAEKSQLTSQQEEVFLPGE